The Nitriliruptor alkaliphilus DSM 45188 genome includes a region encoding these proteins:
- a CDS encoding TetR/AcrR family transcriptional regulator has protein sequence MSPPPRQRQPLSRDRVLSAAIAVADRGGVEAITMRRVAQELGVEAMSLYHHVANKDAILDGVVDAVFSAIELPSTDGDDWRDAMRARARSAREVLSQHRWALGLLDSRREPGPATLRHHDAVLGVLRRAGFSLPMTAHAVSLIDSYVSGFVLQEASLPFETHEELQDVAGDLLENLPTDELPHLTEMIVDHALQPGYDHRSEFDYGLDLILDALDTRRD, from the coding sequence GTGTCACCACCGCCGAGGCAACGCCAGCCGCTCAGCCGCGACCGTGTCCTGAGCGCCGCGATCGCGGTCGCGGACCGCGGTGGCGTGGAGGCCATCACGATGCGACGGGTCGCCCAGGAGCTCGGCGTGGAGGCCATGTCGCTCTACCACCACGTCGCGAACAAGGACGCGATCCTCGACGGCGTGGTCGATGCGGTGTTCTCCGCGATCGAGCTGCCCTCGACCGACGGCGACGACTGGCGCGACGCGATGCGTGCGCGCGCCCGCTCCGCTCGTGAGGTGCTCTCGCAGCACCGGTGGGCGCTCGGGCTCCTCGACTCCCGGCGCGAGCCGGGCCCTGCCACCCTCCGCCACCACGACGCCGTGCTCGGCGTCCTCCGGCGGGCGGGGTTCTCGCTACCGATGACCGCGCACGCCGTCTCGCTCATCGACAGCTACGTCAGCGGGTTCGTCCTCCAGGAGGCGAGTCTGCCCTTCGAGACACACGAGGAGCTCCAGGACGTCGCCGGCGATCTCCTCGAGAACCTCCCGACGGACGAACTGCCCCACCTCACCGAGATGATCGTCGATCACGCGCTCCAGCCGGGTTACGACCACAGGAGCGAGTTCGACTACGGCCTCGACCTCATCCTCGATGCGCTCGACACCCGGCGCGACTGA
- a CDS encoding nitroreductase family deazaflavin-dependent oxidoreductase yields MPMPLWWGHVNKRVFNPRAIAGGKYPVLTHVGRTSGTTYRTPMDAHPVDGGYVFVLVYGSGSDWVRNVLAAGHARLRVDGAEVDLTAPRLIGADEAFDALADDVARPPRVLRITEFLRMDLAA; encoded by the coding sequence ATGCCGATGCCGCTCTGGTGGGGGCACGTCAACAAGCGGGTCTTCAACCCACGAGCGATCGCCGGTGGGAAGTACCCGGTGCTGACCCACGTCGGTCGCACTTCCGGGACGACGTACCGGACCCCGATGGACGCCCACCCCGTCGACGGCGGCTACGTGTTCGTCCTGGTCTACGGCTCGGGCTCGGACTGGGTGCGCAACGTCCTGGCGGCCGGCCACGCACGGCTGCGCGTCGACGGGGCCGAGGTGGACCTCACCGCGCCGCGCCTCATCGGTGCGGACGAGGCCTTCGACGCTCTCGCCGACGACGTGGCACGCCCACCGCGGGTCCTGCGGATCACCGAGTTCCTGCGGATGGACCTCGCCGCTTAG
- a CDS encoding S-layer homology domain-containing protein, whose protein sequence is MQRSRPRRLVTILAAVAVLSVPIAAFATHVFDDVDDGSVHAPGIHYVADTGITLGCDANNYCPGDTLTRAQMGTFLYRSSGNDPATPPSVNAASIASIAQVSDSNTIAGSAVNTASVSCPEGTVVTGGGASTNNQGTWRMAVSRPLANGAGWTATYVEREGNLANGTVTVWALCIAVG, encoded by the coding sequence ATGCAGCGATCACGGCCACGGCGGCTCGTGACGATCCTCGCGGCGGTCGCCGTACTCAGCGTGCCGATCGCCGCCTTCGCGACCCACGTCTTCGACGACGTCGACGACGGGTCCGTGCACGCACCAGGCATCCACTACGTCGCCGACACGGGGATCACCCTGGGATGCGACGCGAACAACTACTGCCCGGGCGACACGCTGACGCGCGCGCAGATGGGCACCTTCCTCTACCGCAGTTCGGGGAACGACCCGGCGACGCCGCCGAGCGTCAACGCGGCGAGCATCGCCAGCATCGCGCAGGTCTCCGACAGCAACACCATCGCCGGTTCCGCGGTGAACACCGCCAGCGTGTCCTGCCCGGAGGGCACGGTGGTCACCGGGGGCGGCGCCTCCACCAACAACCAGGGGACCTGGCGGATGGCGGTCTCCCGTCCGCTCGCGAACGGTGCGGGCTGGACCGCGACGTACGTCGAGAGAGAGGGCAACCTCGCCAACGGCACCGTCACGGTGTGGGCGCTCTGCATCGCGGTCGGCTGA